A stretch of DNA from Candidatus Polarisedimenticolaceae bacterium:
CGCGCGCGGCGGCCGGGAGGCCCGGTCGGGGTTGCGAATCACCACGTGTGCCCCCGGGACCCCGAGAGCGTGGAGCCAGAAGTCGTCCGGGCCCGCGACCTTGAACGTCAGGCGGTCGTTGTCCCGGCCGGTTCGACCGACGAGGAAGGTCCACCCGTCGGTCGAGGTCGCCAGGCGCACCCCTTCGACCCGGGGGAGCGCCGCCGATCGCGCCGCGCGCTGCACGCGCGTGCCGGCCCTCAGGCCGACCGCGACGCCGATTTCGGAGAGCGACTGCGTGAGCCGCCGCTCCTCCGCCGCGGCGTCGCTCGCCACGCTCTCGCCGATCTCCTCGAGGCGCGCGCGGCGACGCGCGAGGCTCTCGAGGCGGCCGCGCGCTCCTTCCAGGCCGCGCCGCGCGCGTCGGTGGCGTCGGAAGCAATCCTCGGCGACCGCGGGGAGCGACACGCCGGCGGGAGCGGGGAACGTGATCTCCCCGCCCGCGGCGTCGTACGGGTCCGGGACGGTTACGACGCCGTCGCAGCGACGCGCCTCCCGGAGGCCGGCGAGCAACGCCTCCCCACGACGGCGCCAGAGGTCCGGGTCCTCGAACCCGGCGAGGTCCTCCTGGGCCCGATGCTCGGCGTCCCACGCCCGGCGGCGCTCCGCGCGGAGGATCGCGCGCAGCGACTCCACACGCGCGGCGAGCGCGAGTCCGCGCTCGACCGCCTCGTGCCAGAGCCCGGCAGTCGCGGCCGGATCGTCGCGCCGCGTTGACGCCGCGGGGCCGGCGCCCTCGGGGGACCACGGCAGCAGCCGGAAACGGGACGGGTCGAGGGGGCCTCGCTCGGCGGCCTCCAGCGGATCCTCGTCCCCTTCGATCACCGGGTCGAGGGATCCCTCCTCGAGCCCACGAAGACGTCGCTCGAGCACGCGGCCCGGCGTCTCCCCCGCAGCCGCCGACTCCTGGAGGACGAGCGTGGCGCCCGCCGTGCCGATGCCGAACCAGTGCCGGCGGAGCGCCTCGAGCGGCGGTTCCCCGGCCGCGACGAGGGCCTCGAATCGCGCGTCGATCTCCGAGGCGGCCATCCCGAACGGGGAGGCCGTGCCGGGGGGAAGCGACGGCGGCGACCACCGCGCGCCGGGGCGCACCCGCTCCGCCGAGCGCTTCGGCTGGTGCGCCGAAGCGGCCACCGTGCCGTCGGCGTGGAGGAGGACGAGATTGGCGCCGTGGGTCGCGAGCTCGGCGATGAGTCGCACGCCTCCACCGAACTGCAGGGCGACGACGCGGTCCCGGCCGACGAGCCGAGCGCTCTCGAGCACGAGCCCTTCGAGCTCACGCCGACACGCCCCCCCGAACGGAGACGGCGACCACGGCGCGCCGTCGTGCCGCCGAGCGGGCCGACCGATCCACGGAAGCTCGGGACGCAGCGAGACGGCGACCGAACGGGGGCGACCGTCGGTTCCGTTTACGAAGACGAGTCGGGTCCGGGTCGCCGATTCCTCCCGGTACGACTCGAGCCTCGCCCCGGCCAGGGCGGCGTCGAGCGCGGGAACGACACGGAGAAGAACCAGCAGGTCCACGACGGAGTACCCGGAGATGAAAACGGCCCGGCGCGAGCCGGGCCGTCGAGAGTCCGCATCCCGGGCGGGGCCGAGGTCAGTGCTCGACCTTGACCTTCGCGCCCTTGAGCGAGTCCGCGATGGACGCGTCGATCTCGCCTTCGACCTTCTCGGTCGTCTTGTTCGAGGCCTCGGCGAGCTCCGAGACGAGGAGGAACCGAGCCCGGTCGAGCATCTTGCGCTCGCGGTAGGACAGCGGCTTCACCTCGGCGAGCATCGTGAGGCTCTTGAGCACCTCGGCGACGGCGCGGATGTCCCCCGTGCGCATCTTCTCCGAGTTCGCCTGGAAGCGACCCTTCCAATCGTCGTAGGTCGCGACCTCGCCGTTACGGAGGACTTCCATCACCTTGTTGATCTCGCGCTTGGTCAGGACCTTGCGCAGCCCCACGGCGGCGGTGTTGCCGACGGGGACCATCACCGTGCTGTCCGTCGAGAGGATGCGGAGGCAGTAGAACGACGCCACGGTCTCGCCGATGGTCTTGTTGGTCACCTGCTCGATCACACCCACGCCGTGATTCGGGTAGACGACCTTGTCTCCGACCTTGAAGTCCAATCAGTCCTCCCGACTCCGCCTTGGGGATTTCAGCCGGACGGAGTCGAGGAATTATACAGCGAAAACGATGGAAACCGCAAGAACTGAAGGCTTTAGCGTCTGCCGGGGGGATCGGGTAGGGGGCGTCCCGCTTGACGATTTCGTTCGGCGGGAACTACTCTCGCGCGCTCCCGCCGCCGGAGTGGCGGAATGGCAGACGCAGGGGACTCAAAATCCCCCGAGGCCTAGCTTCGTGTGGGTTCAAGTCCCACCTCCGGCACCAACCGTAACTCCAACACTCCGCGGCGCGATGCGCGCACGATCGCGGGCGCGTCGAGCTCGCGAGCCGCGTGGCCGCGTGGCCGCGCCAGCTTCCAATAGTGCAACGATCGCCGGAGGCAGGGCGCGTCGCCCGCGTCCGCTCCA
This window harbors:
- a CDS encoding CarD family transcriptional regulator, whose product is MDFKVGDKVVYPNHGVGVIEQVTNKTIGETVASFYCLRILSTDSTVMVPVGNTAAVGLRKVLTKREINKVMEVLRNGEVATYDDWKGRFQANSEKMRTGDIRAVAEVLKSLTMLAEVKPLSYRERKMLDRARFLLVSELAEASNKTTEKVEGEIDASIADSLKGAKVKVEH
- a CDS encoding NFACT RNA binding domain-containing protein; the protein is MDLLVLLRVVPALDAALAGARLESYREESATRTRLVFVNGTDGRPRSVAVSLRPELPWIGRPARRHDGAPWSPSPFGGACRRELEGLVLESARLVGRDRVVALQFGGGVRLIAELATHGANLVLLHADGTVAASAHQPKRSAERVRPGARWSPPSLPPGTASPFGMAASEIDARFEALVAAGEPPLEALRRHWFGIGTAGATLVLQESAAAGETPGRVLERRLRGLEEGSLDPVIEGDEDPLEAAERGPLDPSRFRLLPWSPEGAGPAASTRRDDPAATAGLWHEAVERGLALAARVESLRAILRAERRRAWDAEHRAQEDLAGFEDPDLWRRRGEALLAGLREARRCDGVVTVPDPYDAAGGEITFPAPAGVSLPAVAEDCFRRHRRARRGLEGARGRLESLARRRARLEEIGESVASDAAAEERRLTQSLSEIGVAVGLRAGTRVQRAARSAALPRVEGVRLATSTDGWTFLVGRTGRDNDRLTFKVAGPDDFWLHALGVPGAHVVIRNPDRASRPPRATLEEAAAAAAWFSDARGHGAVDVTWTRRKHVRRARGQPPGTVVVKRSEVVRVRPAAPGALE